A single Clostridium sp. AN503 DNA region contains:
- a CDS encoding DUF4118 domain-containing protein: MERGGRTARFHRSERMTLVADIVKSLLLLAAATGVGMVFRHMDMSDSNMVMAYIIGVLLTAVVTSKKIYSLISSVVSVLAFNYFFTVPYFTLKAYSDDYPVTFLTMFLTAFITSTLAVQMKQQMKASSEAAFRTQILLETNQMIQQKSDRREMVSVVAGQLVKLLKRDIVIYLVEEGGLSEAFWFPAKLKEGEESLEKKMLQKAEYTSESERAAALWVYQNKENAGATTDKMSDASCLHLAIRSGDKVYGVVAIPVPGAAEELESFEYSITLSILGECALALEKEEALRAREESALLAKNEQLRANLLRSISHDLRTPLTTITGNAGILLANADDMDGASRRQLYENIYDDSLWLINLVENLLSVTRIEDGTMQLHLSTELIDEVITEALQHVNRKKEEHKITVQPSEDFLLVKIDAKLIMQVIVNIVDNAIKYTPPGSEIRLSAFRQDGKVVVDIADNGNGIPDEAKERIFDRFYVVETGVVDSRRSLGLGLSLCRTIITAHGGGIKVLDNQPKGALFRFTLPEEEVTLRE; this comes from the coding sequence ATGGAAAGAGGTGGGAGGACAGCCCGGTTTCATAGGAGCGAGCGGATGACACTGGTGGCAGACATTGTAAAGAGCCTGCTGCTCTTGGCAGCGGCAACCGGGGTAGGTATGGTATTCCGGCATATGGATATGTCGGATTCCAATATGGTCATGGCATATATTATCGGCGTACTGCTGACTGCAGTCGTCACCTCTAAAAAGATCTACAGCCTGATCTCATCCGTGGTCAGCGTGCTGGCCTTCAACTATTTTTTTACAGTGCCTTATTTTACCCTGAAAGCATACAGCGATGACTATCCAGTCACCTTCCTGACTATGTTTCTGACAGCGTTTATTACCAGTACCCTGGCGGTTCAGATGAAACAGCAGATGAAGGCTTCGTCCGAAGCGGCGTTTAGGACTCAGATCCTTTTGGAGACGAACCAGATGATCCAGCAGAAGAGCGACCGGCGCGAGATGGTATCGGTAGTTGCAGGACAGCTGGTGAAGCTTTTAAAACGGGATATCGTGATATATCTTGTGGAGGAGGGGGGACTTTCGGAAGCGTTCTGGTTCCCGGCAAAGCTTAAGGAGGGGGAAGAGTCCCTGGAAAAAAAGATGCTCCAGAAGGCGGAGTATACCAGCGAGAGCGAACGGGCGGCAGCCCTGTGGGTATACCAGAACAAGGAAAATGCAGGAGCCACCACCGATAAAATGAGCGACGCCTCTTGTCTGCATCTTGCGATCCGGTCAGGTGATAAAGTGTATGGCGTGGTTGCGATCCCGGTGCCGGGAGCAGCGGAAGAGCTGGAATCGTTTGAATACAGTATTACGCTCTCGATCCTGGGTGAATGCGCCCTGGCGCTGGAGAAAGAGGAGGCGCTGCGGGCCAGGGAGGAGAGCGCCCTGTTAGCGAAAAATGAGCAGCTTCGTGCCAATCTGCTCCGTTCCATTTCCCACGACCTGCGGACGCCGCTGACCACGATCACGGGCAATGCTGGCATCCTGCTGGCAAATGCGGATGATATGGACGGGGCCAGCAGAAGGCAGCTCTATGAGAACATTTACGATGACTCCCTGTGGCTGATCAACCTGGTGGAAAACCTGCTGTCCGTCACCAGGATCGAGGACGGCACCATGCAGCTCCATCTCTCCACGGAGCTGATCGACGAGGTGATCACAGAGGCGCTCCAGCATGTGAACCGGAAGAAGGAAGAGCACAAGATCACGGTGCAGCCTTCGGAGGATTTCCTGCTGGTGAAGATCGACGCCAAGCTGATCATGCAGGTGATCGTCAATATCGTGGACAATGCCATAAAGTACACGCCGCCCGGTTCAGAGATCCGGTTATCCGCATTCCGTCAGGACGGAAAAGTGGTGGTGGATATAGCGGACAATGGGAATGGGATCCCGGATGAGGCAAAGGAGCGGATCTTCGACCGGTTCTACGTGGTGGAGACCGGTGTGGTGGACAGCCGCCGGAGCTTAGGACTGGGCCTGTCTCTGTGCCGCACGATCATCACGGCCCATGGAGGCGGGATCAAAGTATTGGATAATCAGCCCAAAGGGGCATTATTCCGGTTTACGCTGCCGGAGGAGGAGGTAACCTTACGTGAATAA
- a CDS encoding response regulator transcription factor, with protein sequence MNKSMVLVVEDDAAICNLIATTLETHNYKYRTAGNGENAILEAVSHNPDVMLLDLGLPDMDGVEVIRKVRTWSKMPIIVISARSEETDKIEALDAGADDYLTKPFSVEELLARLRVTFRRLSYMAADGAGDSSVFENGDLRIDYASCCVFLKDTELHLTPLEYKLLCLLAKNVGKVLTHSYITREVWGSSWDNDVASLRVFMATLRKKIEKDPSSPQYIQTHVGIGYRMLRV encoded by the coding sequence GTGAATAAATCAATGGTACTGGTTGTGGAGGACGATGCCGCCATCTGCAACCTGATAGCAACAACCCTGGAAACCCATAATTATAAATACCGCACTGCCGGCAATGGTGAGAATGCGATCCTGGAGGCCGTATCCCACAACCCGGATGTGATGCTCTTAGACCTGGGCCTGCCGGATATGGATGGTGTGGAGGTCATAAGGAAGGTGCGCACCTGGTCGAAAATGCCGATCATCGTCATCAGCGCCCGCAGTGAGGAGACTGACAAGATCGAGGCGTTGGATGCGGGGGCGGATGATTATCTGACGAAGCCGTTTTCGGTGGAGGAGCTGCTGGCAAGGCTGCGGGTGACGTTCCGCAGGCTCAGCTATATGGCGGCCGATGGGGCGGGCGACAGCTCTGTTTTTGAAAATGGAGATCTGCGGATCGATTACGCGTCCTGCTGCGTATTCTTAAAGGATACGGAACTGCATCTGACGCCGCTTGAGTACAAGCTTTTGTGCCTTCTGGCAAAGAACGTGGGAAAGGTCCTGACCCACTCCTATATCACGCGGGAGGTGTGGGGCAGCTCCTGGGACAATGACGTGGCTTCGCTGCGGGTGTTTATGGCGACACTGCGCAAAAAGATCGAGAAGGACCCGTCCTCGCCCCAGTATATCCAGACCCATGTGGGGATCGGGTACCGGATGCTGAGGGTGTAA
- a CDS encoding DUF3881 family protein, giving the protein MRSIGFSTYQKKREIEKLLAELEQTGTRRRIQIDTDTNLCEVRAEVAPGMGLVMMGETDEHGVFKREYYYPYLAGSDVSSTADCSIQRHTEKETYAGLLDEYRVGISLIFYLENGFEYRERKLDRMSRKVESVNLTGLAMEGKILLPLHKTRKQIEMARVATKDRNSLLEAAKNGDEDAMETLTIEDIDMYSQISRRVMKEDIYSIVDSCFMPCGIECDQYSVIGEITRIDVKQNRVTGEEVYDLTLDCNDMVFHVGVAKRDLVGEPRVGRRFKGQIWMQGAARFVEQ; this is encoded by the coding sequence TTGAGAAGCATTGGATTCAGCACATACCAGAAGAAAAGAGAGATAGAGAAGCTGCTTGCGGAGCTGGAACAGACGGGAACGCGGCGGCGGATACAGATAGATACGGATACCAACCTCTGTGAGGTCAGGGCGGAAGTGGCGCCGGGGATGGGTTTGGTGATGATGGGAGAGACAGATGAGCACGGCGTGTTTAAACGGGAGTATTATTATCCGTACCTGGCAGGAAGCGATGTGTCGTCCACTGCCGACTGTTCCATCCAGCGTCACACGGAGAAGGAAACGTACGCGGGGCTTTTGGATGAATACCGTGTAGGGATATCCCTGATCTTTTATCTGGAGAACGGATTTGAGTACCGGGAGAGGAAGCTGGACAGGATGTCCAGAAAGGTGGAGTCGGTGAACTTGACGGGGCTTGCCATGGAGGGCAAGATCCTGCTTCCCCTGCACAAGACCAGGAAGCAGATCGAGATGGCGCGGGTTGCCACCAAGGACCGCAACAGCCTTTTGGAGGCTGCCAAGAATGGCGACGAGGACGCCATGGAGACGCTGACCATCGAGGATATTGATATGTATTCTCAGATATCCAGGCGGGTGATGAAAGAGGATATCTATTCCATCGTGGATTCCTGTTTTATGCCCTGCGGGATCGAGTGTGACCAGTATTCGGTCATAGGCGAGATCACCCGTATTGATGTGAAGCAGAACCGCGTAACCGGCGAGGAAGTATATGACCTGACTCTTGACTGCAACGATATGGTATTCCATGTGGGCGTTGCGAAAAGGGATCTGGTGGGAGAGCCGAGGGTGGGACGCAGATTTAAGGGGCAGATCTGGATGCAGGGCGCAGCAAGGTTTGTGGAGCAATAA